Proteins encoded in a region of the Bacillus sp. T3 genome:
- a CDS encoding FAD-dependent monooxygenase yields MANRLKTIFPTESQHHFDIHVPQNHLLKVLINEAKQFSNYQLYMNTIVNELIQDETGRFTGVRAKCNGEQIEIQSSLVIAADGRFSTVRKLAGVSVNKRKHGYDLLWAKIPAPSNWEPTIRFAMVDGRQVALFTQEGGYIQIGWNIKEGTYSEIRKQSFEPFINKLLTAFPNLEEQVRAYIQSWDDFVYLSVFSSTMDHWIKDNSLIFIGDAAHTMSPTGAFGINSSLKDAEKLAELIQTIDLLNPQPGAFQIFEESRKEEVAKQQAQQLQMESSYKENFLATISSN; encoded by the coding sequence ATGGCAAACCGGCTGAAAACAATATTTCCGACTGAGTCACAGCACCACTTTGATATTCATGTTCCACAAAACCATTTATTAAAAGTCTTAATAAATGAAGCAAAACAATTTTCAAATTATCAGCTGTACATGAATACGATCGTGAATGAATTAATTCAAGATGAAACAGGAAGATTTACTGGTGTTCGAGCTAAATGTAATGGGGAACAAATCGAGATCCAATCATCATTAGTTATCGCTGCGGATGGAAGGTTTTCAACCGTGAGAAAATTAGCCGGAGTTTCGGTAAATAAAAGAAAGCATGGCTACGATCTTCTCTGGGCAAAAATTCCTGCACCAAGTAACTGGGAGCCAACGATTCGGTTTGCGATGGTCGATGGAAGGCAGGTTGCGCTCTTTACTCAGGAGGGTGGTTATATCCAGATTGGTTGGAATATAAAAGAAGGAACCTATTCGGAAATTCGTAAACAATCGTTTGAACCGTTTATTAACAAATTACTGACCGCCTTTCCAAATCTAGAAGAACAGGTAAGAGCGTATATACAATCTTGGGATGATTTTGTTTATTTATCAGTCTTTAGCAGTACTATGGATCATTGGATAAAGGATAATTCGCTGATCTTTATAGGTGATGCGGCCCATACGATGTCGCCAACCGGTGCCTTTGGAATAAATAGTTCATTAAAAGATGCTGAAAAGCTGGCCGAATTGATTCAAACAATTGACTTATTAAATCCTCAACCTGGTGCTTTTCAAATTTTTGAGGAGAGTAGAAAAGAAGAGGTCGCCAAACAAC
- a CDS encoding FAD-dependent monooxygenase encodes MNIKTDVVIVGAGPGGALLGYLLAKNNISTIVLERNPTIDKEFRGEHINEEGESILKKHNLFHLIQNYGLLFTERIEYWNHGKPAENNISD; translated from the coding sequence ATGAACATCAAAACTGATGTAGTGATTGTTGGTGCTGGTCCAGGTGGTGCGTTATTGGGCTATTTGTTAGCAAAAAACAATATTTCTACAATAGTTTTAGAGAGGAATCCAACGATTGACAAGGAATTTAGAGGGGAACACATCAATGAAGAAGGCGAATCTATACTTAAAAAGCATAACTTGTTTCATCTAATTCAGAATTATGGCTTACTTTTTACCGAAAGGATCGAATATTGGAACCATGGCAAACCGGCTGAAAACAATATTTCCGACTGA